In Chitinibacter sp. SCUT-21, a single genomic region encodes these proteins:
- the pyk gene encoding pyruvate kinase, translating to MQCGTKIVATLGPASTDPAVLESLIQAGVNTVRLNFSHGSAQDHIDRAATVRTIANKLGKSVAVLADLQGPKIRVGKFEKNKIELVKGAKFVLDAECELGNQDTVGLDYKELPNDVEPGVVLLLDDGKIQLVVDQVVGAKVYTTVTVGGPLSNNKGINRQGGGLTAPALTAKDMEDIKTAAILEADYIAVSFPKSAADMYMARTLVRAAGGHALLIAKIERTEAIANLEEILDASDGIMVARGDLAVEVGDAAVPALQKRMIKLARKKHKLTITATQMMESMITSPVPTRAEVSDCANAVLDGTDAVMLSAESAAGKYPLEAVQAMARTCFEAERSGEGKIEGEFDNVSDFERIDQAVTMAAVYASSNMNVKAIVCISHSGASALWLSRYITGVPIYVFTQEINTYRKLALYRHVTPIMVDAKIGADREAHVAYAQLELLRTGKVVPGDRVIVTLASQSNGVNTGANTMRIIQIAQGQRP from the coding sequence ATGCAATGCGGCACAAAAATTGTGGCAACGCTGGGTCCAGCGTCTACAGATCCAGCAGTATTAGAGAGCCTGATTCAGGCTGGTGTGAATACCGTACGTTTGAACTTTTCACATGGCTCTGCACAAGACCACATCGACCGTGCAGCAACTGTACGCACGATTGCCAATAAACTTGGTAAGTCGGTGGCCGTACTTGCGGATTTGCAAGGCCCGAAAATTCGTGTTGGTAAATTTGAAAAAAACAAAATTGAGTTGGTAAAAGGCGCGAAGTTTGTGCTGGATGCGGAGTGTGAACTCGGTAATCAAGATACAGTGGGTTTGGACTATAAAGAGCTGCCAAACGACGTTGAGCCTGGTGTTGTGCTGTTGCTGGACGATGGCAAAATTCAATTGGTTGTGGATCAAGTTGTTGGCGCGAAGGTTTACACGACAGTCACTGTTGGTGGCCCGCTGTCGAACAATAAAGGCATTAACCGCCAAGGTGGTGGTTTGACTGCGCCTGCGTTGACAGCCAAAGACATGGAAGACATCAAAACGGCCGCAATTTTGGAAGCCGATTACATCGCCGTATCGTTCCCGAAATCGGCTGCTGATATGTATATGGCGCGCACTTTGGTTCGTGCAGCTGGCGGCCATGCTTTGCTAATTGCCAAAATCGAGCGTACCGAAGCGATCGCCAATCTTGAAGAAATCCTCGATGCTTCTGATGGCATTATGGTGGCACGTGGTGACTTGGCCGTTGAAGTGGGCGATGCTGCCGTTCCTGCGCTGCAAAAACGCATGATCAAACTGGCGCGTAAGAAGCACAAGCTGACCATTACTGCAACGCAAATGATGGAGTCGATGATTACCAGCCCAGTACCTACGCGCGCTGAAGTATCCGATTGCGCGAACGCGGTGCTCGACGGTACGGATGCCGTGATGTTGTCTGCTGAGTCAGCAGCAGGTAAATACCCACTGGAAGCAGTTCAAGCGATGGCGCGTACTTGCTTTGAAGCAGAACGCTCAGGCGAAGGCAAAATTGAAGGCGAGTTCGATAACGTCAGCGATTTTGAACGTATCGACCAAGCCGTTACGATGGCAGCTGTTTATGCCAGCAGTAATATGAATGTGAAAGCGATTGTGTGTATTTCTCATTCAGGCGCATCGGCATTGTGGCTGTCACGTTACATTACTGGCGTGCCTATCTACGTGTTTACGCAAGAGATCAACACTTACCGCAAATTGGCGCTTTATCGCCATGTAACACCAATTATGGTGGATGCTAAGATTGGTGCTGATCGTGAAGCTCATGTTGCCTATGCGCAACTTGAATTGCTGCGTACTGGCAAAGTAGTACCGGGTGATCGCGTGATCGTGACCTTGGCATCGCAAAGCAACGGCGTGAATACAGGTGCAAATACCATGCGTATTATTCAAATTGCGCAAGGTCAGCGCCCTTAA
- a CDS encoding transglycosylase SLT domain-containing protein → MWRVLTLFFLGFFLLFSNLALAKNKNTQQKKTPVAAPNSQHPSLATATELSASNPYDPASPPNRLRVLVGLGPSTYFIKDGKPHGLEYAMLQGFETELNRKRSKSLPPIRLQFIPIDQGELIPALRAGRGDIAAGLLPANEGMKSLALVTEPYANDEWCLLAHRNNSLSFESLAQKPLTLSTASYGRRVLSQDELSVEYLEPNIGVNPEMLMREIHSDESLQTLASKIVYKLWSANYPNVKLSECAKSTVPLVWAVNSNHPKLLDDLNLYIANPARVNIDKAIALTRRHLIAGAKVEQGNKVSSMEKLAIFAPIFQAAAVANNIDWLLLAAIGQKESKLTPVIRANGPTGVMQIHPATARAMGIRDPHSPEGNANAAAIYLSYLRKMYDKEGVTPENQLYFMIAAYNAGEGRLAQLRRQAKAKGLNPNVWVGNVEQIALTSVSRGMVDYVSTVNRYYLAYQAAERAQGKNKSSPDK, encoded by the coding sequence ATGTGGCGAGTTCTAACATTGTTTTTTCTAGGTTTTTTTCTGCTTTTTTCTAATTTAGCATTGGCGAAGAATAAAAATACCCAGCAGAAAAAAACACCAGTCGCAGCCCCAAATAGTCAACATCCTAGCTTAGCGACGGCTACCGAACTATCAGCCAGTAACCCCTACGATCCTGCTTCTCCCCCTAATCGTTTACGGGTGTTGGTTGGATTAGGGCCATCTACATATTTTATCAAAGACGGTAAGCCGCATGGCTTAGAGTATGCGATGTTGCAAGGTTTTGAAACCGAGCTCAACCGCAAACGTAGCAAAAGTTTGCCGCCAATTCGTTTGCAATTTATCCCAATAGATCAAGGTGAATTGATTCCTGCATTACGTGCTGGGCGCGGAGATATAGCGGCAGGTCTGCTTCCTGCTAATGAGGGGATGAAATCCCTAGCTTTAGTGACCGAGCCGTATGCCAATGATGAGTGGTGTTTACTCGCACACCGAAACAATTCGCTGAGTTTTGAATCCTTGGCTCAAAAGCCCTTAACCTTAAGCACTGCAAGTTATGGACGGCGCGTTTTGTCTCAGGATGAACTCTCGGTAGAGTATCTTGAGCCGAACATCGGTGTTAATCCTGAGATGTTGATGCGCGAAATTCATAGTGATGAAAGCTTGCAAACCTTGGCGAGCAAGATTGTTTATAAGCTGTGGTCTGCTAACTACCCGAATGTAAAGCTGTCCGAGTGTGCAAAGAGCACAGTCCCGCTGGTTTGGGCTGTTAATTCAAATCACCCCAAATTACTCGACGATCTAAATCTATATATTGCCAACCCCGCTCGAGTGAATATTGATAAAGCCATTGCCTTAACTCGACGGCATCTGATTGCTGGAGCCAAAGTCGAGCAAGGTAATAAAGTGAGCTCAATGGAAAAACTGGCGATTTTTGCGCCAATTTTTCAAGCGGCTGCTGTGGCCAATAACATCGATTGGCTCCTATTGGCTGCAATTGGGCAAAAAGAGTCGAAACTAACCCCTGTAATTCGCGCCAATGGGCCAACAGGGGTAATGCAAATTCATCCTGCCACAGCTAGAGCCATGGGGATTCGCGATCCTCATAGCCCCGAAGGCAATGCCAATGCAGCGGCTATTTATTTGAGCTATTTGCGAAAAATGTACGATAAGGAAGGTGTGACTCCAGAAAATCAACTGTACTTCATGATCGCAGCCTACAACGCAGGAGAGGGGCGCTTAGCCCAGTTGCGCCGTCAGGCGAAGGCAAAAGGTTTGAATCCCAATGTATGGGTTGGGAATGTTGAACAGATTGCTCTAACTTCGGTTAGTAGAGGGATGGTCGATTATGTGTCGACGGTGAATCGGTATTATCTTGCGTATCAAGCTGCGGAACGGGCTCAAGGTAAAAATAAATCCTCTCCGGACAAATAA